One stretch of Rhodoferax lithotrophicus DNA includes these proteins:
- a CDS encoding DUF2249 domain-containing protein, whose amino-acid sequence MTSCATGHVTLDAIYPFDARGVAKRFRHAAIFGALDALRPGETMRFCNDHDPIPLLQQLNARYGNAVSIQYVQREPGAIVIDFICVD is encoded by the coding sequence ATGACATCTTGTGCAACCGGTCACGTGACCCTTGATGCGATTTACCCTTTTGATGCCCGTGGTGTGGCCAAACGGTTCCGCCATGCCGCTATTTTTGGCGCACTGGACGCGTTGCGGCCTGGTGAAACCATGCGCTTTTGTAATGACCATGACCCGATTCCCTTGCTGCAGCAGCTCAATGCACGTTATGGCAACGCGGTGTCGATTCAATACGTTCAGCGTGAACCTGGCGCGATCGTGATTGACTTCATATGTGTGGATTGA
- a CDS encoding c-type cytochrome gives MNQVKASGFTKQMARNMFYGGSVFFIFVFAALIFDSEHKIPQRSNVEAINPSVVRGKHLWETRNCIGCHTLLGEGAYFAPELGNVYKRRGPDFIKAWIAAQPTHIPGRRQMPQFNFTEQQMNDLVEFLRWTGNVNTENWPPNIEG, from the coding sequence ATGAACCAAGTCAAAGCCAGTGGTTTTACCAAGCAGATGGCCCGCAACATGTTTTATGGCGGGTCGGTTTTCTTTATCTTTGTTTTCGCGGCACTGATCTTTGACAGCGAACACAAAATTCCGCAGCGATCCAATGTCGAAGCCATCAACCCATCCGTGGTACGTGGCAAGCATCTTTGGGAAACACGCAATTGCATCGGCTGCCATACCTTGTTGGGTGAAGGTGCCTACTTTGCGCCGGAGCTGGGTAATGTCTACAAGCGCCGTGGCCCCGATTTCATCAAGGCCTGGATTGCCGCCCAGCCGACCCACATACCTGGGCGTCGCCAGATGCCGCAGTTCAACTTCACGGAACAGCAGATGAATGATCTGGTGGAGTTTTTGCGCTGGACCGGCAATGTCAATACCGAAAACTGGCCACCCAATATCGAAGGCTGA
- a CDS encoding cbb3-type cytochrome c oxidase subunit I: MQAITLKYKSQGVAKYYFVAALALFTAQIIFGITLGLQYVIGDLAFPYIPFNQARMVHTNLLIVWLLFGFMGSAYYLVPEEAETELYSPKLAMVLFWVFLVAGALTIVGYLAVPYAKLAELTGNELLATMGREFLEQPLPTKVGIVIVALGFLFNISMTVLKGRKTSISLVLLMGLWGLALMFLFSFVNPDNLVRDKMYWWFVVHLWVEGTWELILGALLAFVLVKTTGVDREVIDKWLYVIIAMALITGILGTGHHFFFIGLPGYWLWVGSIFSAMEPIPFFMMTVFAFNMVQRRRRDHANQAALLWAVGCSVVGFLGAGLWGFMHTLAPINYYTHGTQITAAHGHLAFYGAYVMVVIAMISYAMPTLRGREANSRRAQNFEMWSFWIMTISMGLMVLALTGAGILQVWLQRIPTEGAMSFMATQDQLRFFYWLRVAGGVGFLLGLLNYLYSFFAAPGADEDEVSVPNGTLHRRVRAV, translated from the coding sequence ATGCAAGCGATAACTCTCAAATACAAGTCCCAAGGGGTTGCGAAGTACTACTTCGTGGCTGCCTTGGCGCTGTTTACAGCCCAGATCATTTTTGGCATTACCCTGGGACTGCAATATGTCATTGGTGATCTGGCCTTTCCGTACATCCCGTTCAACCAGGCCCGCATGGTGCATACCAACCTGCTGATCGTCTGGTTGCTGTTTGGCTTCATGGGCTCGGCTTATTACCTGGTACCCGAAGAAGCTGAGACTGAGCTTTACAGTCCCAAACTGGCCATGGTGCTGTTCTGGGTGTTTCTGGTGGCTGGTGCCTTGACCATCGTTGGTTACCTGGCGGTGCCTTATGCCAAGTTGGCAGAGTTGACCGGTAATGAGTTGCTAGCCACCATGGGGCGCGAGTTTCTGGAGCAGCCGTTGCCGACCAAGGTGGGCATTGTGATTGTTGCGTTGGGCTTTCTTTTCAACATCAGCATGACCGTGCTCAAAGGCCGCAAGACCAGCATTTCTCTGGTGCTGCTGATGGGCCTGTGGGGCCTGGCGCTGATGTTCCTGTTCAGCTTTGTGAACCCCGACAACCTGGTGCGCGACAAGATGTACTGGTGGTTTGTGGTGCACCTGTGGGTGGAAGGTACGTGGGAACTGATTCTGGGTGCCTTGCTGGCGTTTGTATTGGTCAAGACCACAGGCGTGGATCGTGAAGTGATCGACAAATGGCTGTATGTGATCATTGCCATGGCATTGATTACCGGCATTTTGGGTACCGGCCACCACTTCTTCTTCATTGGCTTGCCGGGTTACTGGCTGTGGGTGGGCAGTATTTTCTCTGCCATGGAGCCGATCCCCTTCTTCATGATGACGGTGTTTGCCTTCAATATGGTGCAGCGCCGCCGCCGCGACCATGCCAACCAGGCTGCGCTGTTGTGGGCCGTGGGTTGCTCGGTCGTGGGATTTTTGGGCGCTGGTCTGTGGGGCTTCATGCACACACTCGCACCCATCAATTACTACACCCATGGCACACAAATTACTGCCGCACACGGTCATCTGGCGTTTTATGGTGCGTACGTGATGGTGGTGATTGCCATGATCAGCTACGCCATGCCCACCTTGCGGGGCCGTGAGGCCAACAGCCGTCGTGCGCAAAATTTCGAGATGTGGTCGTTTTGGATTATGACCATCAGCATGGGCTTGATGGTGCTGGCCCTGACGGGTGCGGGTATTTTGCAAGTCTGGTTGCAACGCATACCTACCGAAGGTGCCATGTCGTTTATGGCCACACAGGATCAACTGCGCTTTTTCTACTGGTTGCGGGTGGCGGGTGGTGTCGGTTTCCTGCTTGGGCTGCTGAACTATCTGTACAGCTTCTTTGCTGCTCCCGGTGCGGATGAAGACGAAGTGAGTGTGCCTAACGGTACCCTGCATCGCCGGGTACGGGCTGTCTAA
- a CDS encoding CbbQ/NirQ/NorQ/GpvN family protein, with amino-acid sequence MSVIPFYAEQAGECMLFEHAWQQQLPLLIKGPTGCGKTRFVEHMAARLKRPLVTVSCHDDLSAADLVGRFLIGNGSTHWSDGPLARAVRMGAICYLDEVVEARKDTTVVLHPLADDRRILPIERTGEELAAPPEFMLVISYNPGYQNLLKGLKPSTRQRFVSLSMNYPSSQVEVGIVQNEAGISEAQAKQLVQLAKALRALTEHDLEETASTRLLVSAGRLMASGLPLQLACQAAIIDALTDDLATAQALAEVVHALFGDTA; translated from the coding sequence ATGTCAGTTATTCCGTTCTATGCAGAGCAGGCCGGTGAATGTATGCTGTTTGAGCACGCATGGCAGCAGCAATTGCCGTTGCTCATCAAAGGCCCTACAGGATGTGGAAAAACCCGCTTTGTTGAACACATGGCAGCACGCCTGAAGCGACCTCTGGTCACCGTGTCATGCCACGATGATTTGAGTGCCGCTGATCTGGTGGGGCGCTTTCTGATTGGCAACGGCAGCACACACTGGTCGGACGGGCCACTGGCCCGCGCCGTGCGGATGGGTGCCATCTGTTACCTTGATGAGGTGGTGGAGGCGCGCAAGGACACCACGGTGGTATTACATCCGCTGGCCGATGACCGGCGTATTCTGCCGATTGAGCGCACCGGTGAGGAACTGGCGGCACCGCCAGAGTTCATGCTGGTGATCTCTTACAACCCTGGCTACCAGAATCTGCTCAAAGGGCTCAAACCAAGCACTCGCCAGCGCTTTGTCAGCCTGAGCATGAATTACCCCAGTTCGCAGGTCGAGGTGGGTATTGTGCAAAACGAGGCAGGTATTTCCGAGGCACAGGCCAAACAATTGGTGCAATTGGCCAAAGCCCTGCGTGCGCTGACAGAGCATGACCTGGAAGAAACCGCCAGCACGCGCTTGCTGGTGTCTGCAGGGAGGCTGATGGCATCGGGTTTGCCGTTGCAGCTTGCTTGCCAAGCTGCCATCATTGATGCGCTGACTGACGACCTAGCCACGGCGCAGGCGCTGGCCGAAGTGGTACACGCGCTGTTTGGCGATACCGCCTGA
- a CDS encoding 4Fe-4S binding protein, with protein MKQPKPSKLAPARLQQWRLATQIGFFTLFVLAPALNLLRFDLSDTQLWFLGQRWSLGIDALANGQISATEAALQLVWRAFVPGLLVVAVFLGIAYRYGRLYCGWLCPHFSMVEMLNKLLHRACGKLSIWDKSPTPRPGAAPNAGWWPLFGLSCALMGFVWAITLLTYLLPPTVIWGGLIEGTLTPNQTRFLLIASTVFTLEFAFARHLFCRFGCAVGLFQSLAWMANPKGMVVAFARERARECKTCDAPRGSACDNACPMRLNPRNIKRMMFSCVQCGQCLTACDATQQAQQRTPTLEWQVGVEALRETLRQRKREQEHEHEERH; from the coding sequence ATGAAGCAGCCGAAGCCGAGCAAGCTAGCCCCTGCACGATTGCAGCAGTGGCGGCTGGCTACTCAAATTGGTTTTTTTACGCTGTTTGTGCTGGCTCCGGCGCTCAACCTGTTGCGCTTTGACTTGAGTGACACCCAGCTCTGGTTTTTGGGGCAACGTTGGTCCCTGGGCATTGATGCCTTGGCCAACGGACAAATCAGCGCGACGGAGGCTGCGCTGCAACTTGTCTGGCGTGCCTTTGTGCCCGGCTTGTTGGTGGTGGCCGTGTTTCTGGGCATTGCCTACCGTTATGGCCGTTTGTATTGCGGATGGTTATGCCCGCACTTTTCGATGGTCGAGATGCTCAACAAACTGTTGCACCGCGCTTGCGGCAAACTGAGCATCTGGGACAAAAGCCCCACACCCCGACCAGGTGCAGCCCCCAATGCAGGCTGGTGGCCGCTGTTTGGTTTGAGTTGTGCCCTGATGGGGTTTGTTTGGGCCATCACCTTGCTCACCTACCTGCTGCCGCCCACCGTGATTTGGGGGGGCTTGATTGAAGGCACGTTGACACCTAATCAAACCCGATTTCTGCTGATTGCCAGCACGGTCTTTACACTGGAATTTGCGTTTGCACGCCACTTGTTTTGCCGTTTTGGCTGTGCTGTGGGTTTATTCCAAAGCCTGGCCTGGATGGCCAACCCCAAAGGCATGGTGGTGGCGTTTGCACGTGAGCGGGCGCGTGAGTGCAAAACCTGCGATGCCCCGCGCGGTTCTGCGTGTGACAACGCCTGCCCCATGCGTTTGAACCCGCGCAACATCAAGCGCATGATGTTTTCGTGTGTGCAGTGCGGCCAATGTTTGACGGCGTGTGATGCCACCCAGCAAGCGCAGCAGCGCACCCCCACGCTGGAATGGCAAGTGGGGGTGGAGGCCCTGCGTGAAACCTTGCGCCAACGCAAGCGTGAGCAAGAACACGAGCACGAGGAGCGGCACTGA
- a CDS encoding nitric oxide reductase activation protein NorD — translation MEEMVGRWWHQTITRVTRQDHPGAAVQLQDMQKTIGIFFRAAGGPTALRFTPASMQAVGGQRHWLQKLAGSGQRADTAQLEPDVLALPATLAVFATAQLNRDLYLWLAMLSACFVHQGDWINDNLMASQTALAQFPGFATRYQALLLAHLAQRPDPAHLHGVAAQAEAAVQAALMGQGHAQYACLPQDVAAVWLWLSTSAMATTNRPASHKAAEAHQQPAELKDTQRRRTQAISHEQSRNAMVLPFRAEALMSWSEMVHVNRSTDDDEDDNALNAANDMDKLSVAPDGQTLASRVKFDLDLPSSSADDTPVGPGITLPEWDYRSAILQPDHCLVQVMQAQHCAPFMPSAALRQTAKRLRRRLETLRDAPRAVHGQDSGDDVDLDAWVRFHADQLDAATPCSDTPPIYTRRARLDRSLATLLLADLSLSTDAYATAQARVIDVIRDALFVFGEALHAAGDPFAIWGFSSVRRQHVRMQHLKTFDETWSDASRARVGAVKPGYYTRMGAAIRHASLQLAHRPERKRLLMLLTDGKPNDLDVYEGRYGLEDTRQAVREAHAAGLIPFCVTIDEKAHDYLPMLFGQNGYAMVHKPQDLVRQLTQAWATLSRR, via the coding sequence ATGGAAGAGATGGTTGGACGTTGGTGGCACCAGACCATCACCAGGGTGACACGTCAGGATCACCCCGGAGCGGCGGTACAACTGCAGGACATGCAAAAGACCATTGGCATATTTTTCCGCGCTGCCGGTGGCCCCACCGCGCTGCGTTTTACCCCTGCCTCCATGCAGGCGGTTGGCGGTCAGCGGCACTGGTTGCAAAAGCTGGCGGGCAGCGGCCAACGTGCTGACACGGCCCAGCTGGAGCCGGATGTGTTGGCGCTCCCCGCCACACTGGCTGTGTTTGCCACTGCGCAACTCAACCGTGACCTGTACCTTTGGCTGGCCATGTTGTCGGCATGTTTTGTCCATCAAGGTGACTGGATCAACGACAACCTGATGGCGAGCCAAACGGCGCTGGCGCAGTTTCCTGGTTTTGCCACAAGATACCAGGCACTGTTGCTGGCCCACCTGGCGCAACGCCCCGATCCGGCACATTTGCACGGGGTGGCGGCGCAAGCGGAAGCTGCCGTGCAGGCCGCCTTGATGGGGCAGGGCCATGCGCAGTATGCCTGTCTGCCTCAGGATGTTGCTGCTGTCTGGCTGTGGCTGAGCACCAGTGCCATGGCCACGACAAATCGCCCGGCCAGTCACAAAGCTGCAGAAGCGCATCAGCAACCGGCCGAACTCAAGGACACGCAGCGTCGCCGTACCCAGGCCATCTCCCATGAACAAAGCCGCAACGCCATGGTGTTGCCGTTTCGCGCTGAAGCGCTGATGTCCTGGAGTGAAATGGTTCACGTCAACCGCAGTACGGACGACGACGAAGACGACAACGCCCTGAACGCAGCCAACGACATGGACAAGCTGTCGGTTGCCCCTGATGGGCAAACGCTGGCTTCGCGCGTCAAATTCGACCTGGATTTGCCCAGCAGCAGCGCCGACGACACGCCTGTCGGCCCCGGCATAACTCTGCCTGAATGGGACTATCGGAGCGCAATATTGCAGCCAGACCATTGCCTGGTGCAGGTGATGCAGGCGCAACATTGCGCCCCCTTCATGCCCTCGGCAGCTCTGCGTCAGACGGCCAAGCGCCTGCGCCGCCGCCTGGAAACCCTGCGCGATGCCCCACGCGCCGTGCATGGCCAGGATAGCGGGGATGACGTTGACCTGGATGCCTGGGTACGTTTTCACGCCGACCAGCTTGATGCTGCCACGCCTTGCAGCGACACGCCACCGATCTATACACGCCGGGCCCGGCTTGACCGCAGTCTGGCCACCCTGTTGCTGGCCGATTTGTCTTTGTCCACCGATGCTTACGCGACGGCGCAAGCGCGTGTGATTGATGTGATCCGTGACGCGCTGTTTGTGTTTGGCGAGGCGCTGCATGCGGCGGGTGACCCGTTCGCCATCTGGGGTTTCAGTTCGGTGCGCAGGCAGCATGTGCGTATGCAGCACCTGAAAACCTTTGATGAAACTTGGAGTGATGCCAGCCGCGCCCGCGTCGGGGCCGTCAAACCCGGTTATTACACCCGCATGGGCGCGGCCATTCGTCACGCCTCCCTGCAATTGGCGCATCGTCCCGAGCGCAAACGCTTGCTGATGCTGCTGACGGACGGCAAACCCAATGACCTGGACGTTTACGAAGGCCGCTACGGTCTGGAAGACACGCGTCAGGCAGTGCGTGAGGCGCACGCTGCGGGCTTGATCCCGTTTTGCGTCACCATCGATGAAAAAGCCCACGACTACCTGCCCATGCTGTTTGGTCAGAACGGCTATGCCATGGTGCACAAACCACAAGACCTGGTCAGGCAACTGACGCAGGCCTGGGCCACGCTGTCACGCCGGTGA
- the fdxA gene encoding ferredoxin FdxA — protein sequence MTFVVTESCIRCKYTDCVDVCPVDAFREGPNFLVIDPDDCIDCAVCVPECPVNAIYADEDVPANQQDFIALNAELSPKWKTITRTKAALPDADEWAKVVVKRAELKR from the coding sequence ATGACTTTTGTGGTGACCGAATCGTGCATCCGCTGCAAATACACCGACTGTGTCGATGTGTGTCCGGTGGATGCTTTTCGCGAAGGACCTAATTTTTTGGTGATTGATCCTGACGATTGCATTGACTGTGCCGTGTGTGTGCCGGAGTGCCCGGTGAATGCCATTTATGCGGACGAAGACGTGCCCGCCAATCAGCAGGACTTCATTGCGCTTAATGCAGAGCTGTCGCCCAAATGGAAAACCATTACCCGAACCAAGGCGGCGCTGCCTGATGCGGATGAATGGGCCAAAGTGGTGGTCAAGCGTGCCGAACTCAAGCGATGA